gctgctgcgcttcaaGGAGCCACATGAGCAACGGAAGGCAACACTCAATATGTGGCCGTTCCAGTGGCGGCGTCTTCGTGTATCACTGCGCTACAAGCTgatcctcgccgtcgtcgggTGGGCCATGTCGGTCGGCAACAACATTGTCTTCGGCTTCCATATCTCCATCCCGCTGCACGCCACTTTCCGCTCCTCTTCGATGATGCTCAACATGCTTGCCGGGTACTTCCTCTTCGGTAAGCGCTTCACAGCGCCACAGGTGACCTCTGCCTTGGTTATCTTCGTCGGCCTCATCGTGCTGACAATCGAGAAGGCACGCAGGACGAGCAGCGCGGGGGCTGAGACGACGTGtcgcaccgcagccgctgcgtcgaCCCCGACGTGGTACTGGGGCTGTGGAGTAGCTATTCTGGTGGCCACCACTGCGTGCACGACGGCATTGAGCATCTTTCAGGAACACATTTACCGCTGCACCCGTGCGAACGAGGCCGCAAGGAAGGTAGTACCGTCGAGCGACGATGCTCCGCCAATGTGGACAGAGGCGCTCTGCTTCTCCCATCTCTTTGCGATCCCGCTCTTCTTTCTGCAGCCGATACACCTCTACACTGAGTTTGCGCAGATTGATGCGGGCAGTCACCTGCACGTGGCGTTGAACTGCGTGACTCAGGTAGTGTGCATCACCGGTGTGTATGCGATGAACGACAATACCTCAGCTTTCACTCTGAGCCTGACGCTGACACTACGCAAGCTCGCCAGCTTTGTGCTCTCGGTCGTCTACTTTGGTCACTACCGGTACCTCTCGACTGTGGAGTGGGTTGCCATGGTGGGCGCTCTCATGGCCGGTACCGCGTACCCATTTTTACCTAAGGCTCAACCCAACATTTCTGGCGCCGTAGACGCAAGCGCAGCGACAGAGACAAGTGCGAAGAAGAAGTAGCCGATGTGCGTGTCTCAGTGTGCGTCGGATGATCTCCTCTGCTCCTGACAGCTCTCTCCATCATGATCCAGCATTGCACGCTAGAGGAAGGGGATGAGGAGGGGAGCgttggaggtggaggtgtgtgtgtgtgtgggggggggcagatCCGTACGCACGTACGTTCAGCATGAACACCGATAACAGAATGATGCAGTTGTCTTTGGGGCCGTGTGTTgagaggaggcgatgccACACCCGATCCTCATCTCACTGAAGCGGAAAGCACCCGCCTGTGCGTATCCGTGAACTATCGCAGGTGTTTTACATCGACCACTATGGTATTGCATCCGCGGGCTCCGCTGCCGGGTACACCGTAACAACGGAAAATGAGACGATGTGTGTTGCACGCCTGCACGTGATGCCGACgtctcccttctcctttcctcgccccccccccccccctcccattTCGATGCCACGACTTAACGCTCCGCCTTCGTCTACCTCTCCCTCCAGCCCCATCGCTGCTTCACTCCGTCGCAGCCACGGAGCGCAGGGCACACCCCCGAGAGGACACGCCAACCAAAAAGCGGGATAAAGGAAGAGAGCAAACGAGTTGGACAGACATGGCTGCGCCGGACACGAGTGTCCCGCCCACGGCGGACACGGCGTCTGCCGTCAATAACGGCGATGACGTGGTTGCCTTTGTGGTTGGCGACGGCCAGCACAAGCTTTACTTCTCGAAGCGCGCCTTGATGCGCCACGCGCCGTTTTTTCGCGCGTACTTCACAGAACACGCCGCGgaggccaccgctgccagcggTGGTGGATCCGGTGGCACGACTGTTGTGCTGAGGCACGTGAAGCCGCGGAGCGCTGAAGCCGCTCTGCGCCTGTGCCACAGCGCCCATCACTCTGACGACGGGCTCTTCTGGTCACTGCAGCGGGAGTGCGAGAAAGCAGATGCAGCGCACAAGCCAGAGGCGTTGCGAGCTGTGCTCTCTCTGTACGCCGCGTGCGTGAAGTTCGAGCTGCACGAGCACGCAAAAGTGGCTagcgcgactgctgctggcgctgtcACGGCGCACACGGTGTACGATGTGCTGaagacgtgcgcgcgctACGCGACGACACTGCTGCCGGAGATGAGACGCGCAGTTGGGCTAGATGTGCTTCTCGCTGCATGCTATGCGTTTGTGCGGACTCACAGTGCACGGCAGGgagagcggcgctggcgccggctCTACGAGCAATACCCTGGGCTTTCTGAGATTGTCgcggccgccagcgctgctACTGCAACGCCCAGTGCGCAGGGAGagggcagcgccagcgctgctgcagggggCTCGCCatctccgctgcggcgcgtctTCTTGTCTCCACCAAAGGAGCCAGCCACCGCTGGGTCGTCTGCGACAGTGATGCCAGAATCGGCCGCGCCACTGCCTGATGTGTTTGCTGCCCACCTCCGGCAGACAGAGGGTCTGGCACTGGCCGCGCAATGGCGGTGTCGCACCATGTCAGCAGAAGTGACTGCGCTGCGTGAGAGCTGCGCTGCCCTCGAGGCCACCGCCCAGCGCGAtgaggctgctgccgcggaggtggagcgctACCTGGGCGAAgtgcgcgtgtacgtgcaGGCACTATGGCGCGCGGAGACGGAGATGCAGCAGttgtgtgctgcagctgccgcgatgtgcgctgcgccatcgTCTTCTGCGACTGCCGCCTCGACGCTGCACGAGCTGCGGTAcgctctgcagcgcgcgtcGGCGTGGGCTGCAGAGCGGAAGGCGGCCGTTGATGAGCTTCTCGCCTTGGAGCAAGACGCGGTATGTGAGCTTGACGCCGAGCTTGCacggctgcgcgcggtgATTTGCTAGAGCTGTCTtggagctgctgcatgtGTCTGGCACAAATACGTGCCGtcggcccccctccctccataCCTCATACAGCTCCCGCATTGCACACgcagagggaaggagagggccGCTCGCGGATGAGTGATGCGCCGCGGGCGCTTCAACGTCTCGTGAACTCGaacatgcgcacacgtgcagacGATGTCTGTGCAGCTGAAAACGATGTGCGCACTGCTTCCCGTGCTGTGGCGGAAGGACGCGaaaagccccccccccctcccaaaCGGGGCAGGTAAAACGGCGATGGGAGGCCACACTCCCtcgctcgccctctctcttgcgcgTGGCCTTCCTGCCGGCTTCCTTTTGGTGACGCTGTCCACTCTGCCTTGCCATCCCCTCTGCGCTTGGCCCCGTtgggtgcgcgtgtctgtgcctgtCGCGCGatcacccacacacgctgccctcgcccccctctctttccccaTGTGCTGCTCCCCCGACACGAAGGATGCACACCTTATGTtgcccatctctctctttcatcTCTCTTTAACCTCCATGCTTTGGTGACACCCTGCTGGCCGCACCACTGGCCACCGTCATGGCCGGTGCACTCTCGCGGGTGTGCAGACGTAGTGCGCCAGGCTTTGCTCCATCTGACACCGGACGAACACACAGGCGTGAAAGGCGGCATGTTCCCGGTCGACCCTGCACATGAATCGGCACTCGCGGACCCGCTGTTCATGCTGCGGCTGTACAAGCGAATCGCGTACGGCCTTGTGCGGCGTCcgcacgccgacggcgcccgCGCTTTGCTGCCGTCGTTCCTTTCTGTGGACGCCCGCTACGTCGAGTCGAATAATGCCGCGGTAGACGCGGCGGAGCTACTCACCGCTGTGGAGCCGATATTCCCGACGTCTTTGCTGACAAACAAGGAGGTCTGCCTTCTTCTTCGCGTCCTGCCGctgggagaggaggagtCGACACCGAGCTCAGAGAACGAGGACGCATTTGGGGCGGCACAGAGGGGCAGGTGCAGCACCGTCCACAAGGGCATCCGACCTGGTAGCGTTACGCTGGCGTTGCGGGAGATCATCCCGTTTCGGACGTGGCAGGTATCGCAGACTGTGGCGACTGTCCGCCGTACGGTGCAAAAGAGTGCCGTCATGAGCCCGTTCGAAGAGCACGTCGTGGACCTGCTGGATTGGCAgagcagccgccgtcgccaggCAACGGAGGcggctccgcctccgctgcagcgctgggaggcgctggcgttTATGGAGAACACCTGTGGGCTGAGCAGCTCCGAATCGCGTGGGTTGTTGCACTACTGCGCCAGCGAGGAGGGCGATAACTCAGAGGACGGGGCGGCGACCGGCTCGTACCTGGGCTGCGAGGTGCAACTGCTGCATCAGTTGCTGTTCAGCGAAACGATTCCTGGTGTCGCCGAGTATCCGCTGCTGATGGGGCGCTTCGCAGAGGCTACCCTAGAGATTGGAGAGACGGATGGTTGTCGCACTGGCACGCTTGCCCTCCTGAGCGTCCTGGAGTTGATTGAGCTTCATTACCCGGAGCGCAGCCGACGGCTGTCACCGGATTTAGATATCGGGGCGCTGGTGCGGGCAGAACTGACGCCGCGGCACTTCTTCTACGTGTGCACCCGGCTGCGCACCGAGTTCCGCCAGGAGGAGTCTGATCAGCTCTACTACTACCTCAAGAAGGACCGCGAAACCGACGACGGCGTGCTCGTCGCGGACCTACTTGCTGCATACCGGCAGTACTTCCCCTCAGTCACCGTCTCcatgctgcagctggtgcaaGCGGCTGTGGTGCAGTGGATACGACGCAATGCCAAGGACGCGCCGGCATTTGTGCAGCTCTACTCAGCGCTGCGAGAGTGGGGTGCCGCGCATGTGCCGATCAAGTCGTTCATTAaagcgctgcgcgctgctgggGTACCGGACGGTATCTCCGGTGTGTTGGATGTTGAGCTTGAGTGGCTGCGGCTGAAGTCCCCAACCCGCGTGGATTTGCTCTTGATGCTATGCAGCCCCGTCCCGCCGTCGCGTGCCGCCATTATTCGTAAGCTGTTCGACCGACTCGACGAGCGACGACTTGGGACGGTTGCCTGCGCTGTGGTTCTGAGGTGCTTCCACCCAGAGCTCATCGAAGGAAACGCCTTGCGTCGGCAAGGCACAATGTGGAAAAAGGCGTTGGAGGCGTACGCCGCGgagttgggggagggggagctcGACTACGACGTCTTTGCATACTTTTGGTACATGATCTCCGCCGACATCGAGGACGACCCAACATTCACGATGGCCCTCTGGCAGGCGTTCGGCCTCTCCGATGATGGGCAACGATCTCGACGCACCTAGTCTCGTCAGAAAAAGAGGCAAAGAGGTTCGCTAGGCCAGGGGAGAGGCAGCGATGACATGGCGCGCGGGAACAGGATGATTCCTCTGTTCCAGGTGCGAGCACGCTTCGGTACACATGAGCAGCAGAGCACAGCACGCGCGTACCCGGCACCTCCGTCACGTCCGCCGAACAGCCTCTAACCTGCCCAAACCGGCGTGTAGACGCTACTGAACAGGTACGTGTGAGCGAGTGCTTAGGCCTGTGCCTGCTcttctcgccgccgccgcctacAGTCGAGTGTTGTGACCTTCACGCCGTCTCGACTACTCACATTTTTCTCTCGGCTAGCCCTTCCAGGCGTCTTCCTTCCCTCACAACGCGGAACGGCATATGCGACGTGCAGCGTTGGGCAACTCAGCGAAAAGCACGGCCAAGCCGAACAGAGACATGCAAATACCATAGACTGTCCGCCGGCACTGACAGCAACACctggggagagagggcgagggccAGCACGCCAGCGAGCTGTGGATTccagtgcgtgcgtgtgccgcctcttctctttgACTTCTTTGTGCATGTATCTGcacttttttgttgtgttcTTCTGACATTGTCCGGCCCCTGTCGACGGGGGAGACACCTCCGTGCGTGGTAACTCCGGACCCCGTGCCCCCCGCCCAGAGTGGGTcgaggtggggggggggaggtccagcagcagccctaTCCCTGCCACACGTCGAGgcacctctggtggtggcagggccaAGCACCTAGGAcgtagggggggggaggcccgagcgctgcatcgctcctgatgtcggcggccaggtcgtggatggcgtggTGTCGGAGCTGTctgcgacagtgcacacGTCTGAGCCATTCACATGATAGGCAGAGCGTCAGCGTGGCTCGAGCGTGTCTcccaccccccgccccctcactgcccactggtggagggaggggcctGGGTGTCCCCGCCGAGGGGGACGCGCCGGGTGGCGTTTGAGGCCGAGGCTGCCCACTCCGATGGCTGAGTGGGCGCACGGCTGTGCCGCGTGTCTAGGGCTGCTTCACGCCACGCGACGGGCCTTTGGCGGGCCGGGTAGAGCTGAGTCGAGGTCGTGCTCTGTGGCAGCGACATGGAAACGCAGCACCGAAACAAACAAACGCCTTTGAAGGGCAACGACGGAATGCGGGCTCACCGCTGGCATTTCCAGGTCGTGATTCATGTACTGCATGatggccgaggaggagggcgaggggtGTGAAGACACTGTCTGTCGGTGGCCTGCTTCCCGCGTAGACCTGCCGTCTTGAGGAGGAGAAAAGTCGCCGATGCGTGGGCGAGTATGCGCGGTCTGCCGTGTGTTCTTATGACTCCTTCGCACCTCCTCTGTCCACTTGCAACGCGCTGTGCTTGCAGCTTTTCGTGTCTGCTGTCGACTTAACTGCTACTCGTCCCCTTTCGCACATCTTCCgtgacacgcacacccgcagaaTTTTCTCTCGCTTCTACGTGAGCGGCCTCCTGCCGCGTTGTTGTGCCCTATTTCCGGGCCCCTCCCGTATAGCCGTCCGCCGACTTTCGTTTGTGCTTTCTTTACTGCGGTGTCTTGCGTCGAGCGGCTCGCTGGACGTCTCTTCTCCAACGTGCAGGCACACAAGCACTCTGTGGCCTCTCAACCCCATAGTGGCGCACCGGGGAGGGTATGCAGGTGGAGTTGAGTAGGAAGGTACAGCCGTTGCTTACAGCTCTGCTTCAGTGGCTGCTCTGGTGACGTGGTGTGGCATAGATCTGCTCAGGCGGCAGACGCACCACTTACTCCATCGACCCCGACACGTCGTGGTCATCCGGTGCCGTCATCCTTCTTGATCACTACCGCTGTTATCGCTGCTTACCGTCGTCATCATGAGCGGGCTGGAGCTTATCGCACTCGTGCCGATCGGCATTGCCGGGTGGAAGCTTTTGCAGAAGCTGGGAGACCAGCAGAGCCTCATAGCGCAACACGAGCTGACCATCAATAGCCAGAAAGAGATGCTGCAGTCCATCGTGAACGCCGATAGAGCCGGTCCGTTGAGTCGACTCAACCTCGCGGTGGTCGCCGGCACGCTGGTCTTGGCTGGGACGGTGACCTACAAAAGCTGGACACTAACCAAGTCATTCACGGTTCGGCCACCGCCCAACTATGAGCCTACGCCAGCCACGTTCGACGCGGAGCAGTGCGTTATTTGCTTAGAAAACTGCAAAGACACCGTCTTTCTGCCATGCCGACACCTGTGCAcgtgctggagctgcgcaagccgCATCGGGAACAGTGCCTGTCCGACCTGCCGAGCACCGATCGAGGCTATGCAGTTTGTCTACCAGCAATGAGCGaattggtgtgtgtgtgtgtgtgtgtagccATCTCTTGGCTGCTCATCTCACCCCCACCTGCACGCGTGACAGAGGCAGttgcccacccacccctccctcgctctctctgtcaCTTTCGACCCTTTTCACTTTGTTTGCTTCAGCGTGCCATGCTTTGCCCGGCTTTTCGATGGCTTACTCCGCGGTGTTCGATTTATTTCGGcccgcatgtgtgcgcgcacgtgggTCCGCCTGTAAAGTCTTGTGCATCGAGGGGAGTACGGCGGCTGCTACGAATGCTGCTTTTGGGTAGTCATGGCAGTGCGACGCTCTAGCGAATCCGGGCggtatgtgtatgtgtccTTTGTTGCCTCAGTGGCCGAGCCCTGCTGTTGATGACGCAAAGGGGTGTCCTTCTCTTTATTGCTGTTTTCCTCCTGCCTCCTCTCGCGCTTCAACTACGTTGTTGCTCAACGCCTGGCGCAGGAAAAACGGGGAGAaacacggaggaggggaggggggaggagggagaggtgaaGCCACACCACATgcctcaccccaccccttttTTGCTGACGtacaagagagagggaggagagagataCGTCCTCCTCGTGTCTCGGGCTGCGTGCCCTTCGTGAATTGTTGTTGCGCCTCTCACAGCCTGTCTTGCCTTGGTCTCTCCCCGTCCTTTCCTTTCGTCGTCCTGCTGCGCTGCTATGGTGGATGTCTTCTGCTTTGTTGGCTGGTGTGACTCCTACGCGCTTTTCATTACACTCTCCTCCTTTTTGGCACTCCCCCTTCCTGGAGCGGCAATCGTTCTCTGGCGACGGGGGAGACACCTCCGTGCGTGGTAACTCCGGACCCCGTGCCCCCCGCCCAGAGTGGGTcgaggtggggggggggaggcccagcagcagccctaTCCCTGCCACACGTCGAGgcacctctggtggtggcagggccaAGCACCTAGGACGTAGGGGGAGGCCCgagcgctgcatcgctcctgatgtcggcggccaggtcgtggatggcgtggTGTCGGAGCTGTctgcgacagtgcacacGTCTGAGCCATTCACATGATAGGCAGAGCGTCAGCGTGGCTCGAGCGTGTCTcccaccccccgccccctcactgcccactggtggagggaggggcctGGGTGTCCCCGCCGAGGGGGACGCGCCGGGTGGCGTTTGAGGCCGAGGCTGCCCACTCCGATGGCTGAGTGGGCGCACGGCTGTGCCGCGTGTCTAGGGCTGCTTCACGCCACGCGACGGGCCTTTGGCGGGCCGGGTAGAGCTGAGTCGAGGTCGTGCTCTGTGGCAGCGACATGGGCCGATTGAGGCGAAGCGCCAATGACCAGCACTCCTGTTTCGCGCAATGGGATCGCTGACAGATCTGTGCACGAGCTTCgtgatggaggaggacgatgCTTGTGTGTGGTGCGAGCAAGGAGGGGATGCGTGCTCCCGTGTACGTGTACATATCTTGAAGAGGTGTTTAGGTGAGTCGCAACGTGGCAGCGAACACAAGCACTGCCACAAAGGCCTGCTCGTCGCCAAACGGGTGAGCGAGTCTGTGCCATGCCCCTTCTTGCTCGCACTCGGCCCTTGCGCCTGGATGGCCTCCGTCACGTCAGGGCGtttgctctctttcttcgtCACTTTTGTTATTcacgtgcacatgcgccTCCCTTCGTTTTCATGCACGAGCGCGCTGCAGTCGTCTGAGTGTCATCAAACCTTGAAGAAGCGACGAAAGCAACCAAAAAGAAACAGCGACtgagcagcgacggctgATGGGCTGTGTAGCCGAAGCATTCTGTGTCTCGGAGGACAGGGTACTGCTCCCTTGATACCCTCACACCCGGGAGCTTCGtacgcctctctcccttacACACTCCAGACGGCAGTAGACGCGCCAGTGACGCCCGCTGAATGACCGAAGCGCGTGCTTGTCCGTGGTGTCCTCGCACCGTCGCACTGGGTGCTGTGCGTGGCGCCCCTCTCCAGTGTGTGAAGTGCCTCTCGCACGCGCTAAAACCTCTGTAGCTGCGCGTTTCATTAGCCAagacggtggcggtgctcgccACAATCATGCCAAGGAGAGCGCTTGCGTTATTATGTCGCCCCTAACCTCTTTTCATCCCCGTATCCGCTTCTCGACggccgcccctctcccctcccctcccccctgcgTTGTCTGTTTCTGCGCCGATGTGCTTATGGTGTTTGGTCGCGGGAAGGTCCCGAAAGAAAACGTCATCGCTTACCCCTCGTTCGATTTTCCCTCAGCTGTCGCCTCTCTAACGCCCTCTTGCTTACGCCGCAGATATTGAAAACGGGCATCCAGCATTTGCGAGCCATGCCGCGCAAGATTATTCTCGACTGTGATCCCGGGATCGATGATGCCGTGGCCATCTTTCTCGCCCACGGCAACCCGGAGATCGAGCTGCTGGCCATTACGACGGTGGTGGGCAACCAGAGCCTGGAGAAGGTGACCCAGAACGCGCGGCTGGTAGCTGACGTAGCTGGCATCGTTGGTGTGCCCGTCGCGGCTGGCTGCACCAAGCCCCTCGTACGCGGTGTGCGGAATGCCTCTCATATTCACGGCGAAACCGGCATGGGTAATGTCTCCTACCCACCAGAGTTCAAGACAAAGTTGGACGGCCGCCATGCAGTGCAGCTGATCATCGACCTTATCATGTCGCACGAGCCCAAGACGATCACGCTTGTGCCTACGGGTGGACTGACGAACATTGCGATGGCTGTCCGTCTTGAGCCGCGCATCGTGGACCGTGTGAAGGAGGTGGTTCTGATGGGTGGCGGCTACCATACTGGTAATGCTTCCCCTGTCGCGGAGTTCAACGTCTTCATCGAcccggaggcggcgcacattGTGTTCAACGAGAGCTGGAACGTAACAATGGTGGGACTGGACCTGACGCACCAGGCCCTCGCCACGCCGGCGGTCCAGAAGCGGGTGAGGGAGGTGGGCACGAAGCCGGCTGCCTTCATGCTGCAGATTTTGGACTTTTACACGAAGGTGTACGAAAAGGAGCACGACACGTACGGGAAGGTGCACGATCCGTGCGCTGTGGCGTACGTGATTGACCCCACCGTGATGACGACGGAGCGAGTGCCTGTGGACATCGAGCTCAATGGGGCACTGACGACTGGGATGACGGTCGCGGACTTCCGCTACCCGCGGCCAAAGAACTGCCGCACGCAGGTGGCTGTGAAGCTGGACTTCGACAAGTTTTGGTGCCTCGTGATTGACGCACTCGAGCGCATCGGCGATCCTCAgtgacgtgtgcgtgttgcgATTGgccaccgacgcggcggcaagTGCACGTCTTTTTTCCCCTCGCTACGAGGTTATTGTCATTGCACTGGTGCAGCTCCGTGTCGCATGAGGGAAAATGTGTGGGGAAGGGTGGAGACGAGGCAAGGTGGATAGGCcatggcggagcagctgggAGGGTAGTGGTGACAGTTATAAAGCCGAGTAGGCGATtacgccgcctccgccacctccgccgccggaATCGCCCTTTCTCGCGCCTTCTTGCCGCATCCCTTGCATCCGTTGTGTTTGTCCGTCGGTTCACCGACCGTCTCAcgccctcccttctctctaTCGGCCGCGACAGGGACGAGACGCGTCGATGACACGCCGGTCTATTGAGAGCGCACATATGACGAAACCGAATGCACACATCTATATATACATTAATATATTGGATTCACTGTTTTCCAACGTGTCCACCCCACCACGAGCAAGTCGGCACCTATACACGCAtaggcagccgcagcccacCTACCGCTGTCGCACGGCGGCAATGCCAGGGAACCGGGTCGACCGACGCCCTTCGGCGTCGTTCAGCCCACTGCCAGTCTACTGCATACACAGCAGCCGAGACCCAGAACTACGCTCGACATGACCGCAGCGCAGTAGTAGCAGGAGAAACAGCAGGCGGATGCGTGTACTTGTCGTATACGCGGGCACGACTCGTAGTGGTCTGGCCCAGGCGTGAGCATGACGACACGGCTcttcggcacagcgccagccaAGCCCTGTCCACCGACGACAGAGAGAgcccgcagccgcaccagagGGCAGGCTGCAGGCTGCTCGGCGTCCTCACAACGAGTGGGCGCTGGATCATGACGCCAGCGTGTGGTGGCCGTCACTGTCAGGGCCGATCGAAGCCTGCAGGCGTCCAAAagcgtttttgtttttcgtgGCCATTCGGGAGCTCGGCTGAAATCGTAGAGGTGCCGCTCGCTGTTGGTACGCGAAGTATACGTTTGTCGGTGATTGTGAGCTGTCAACTGTAACGTAGCTGCTGTCTGCCCAGCTAGCGGCGTTGGCGTGCGCCGTTCGCatcgtgtgtgtgaggggtgCACACACGGGCGCAAACGAGGGGACATTGCGTCCGCTTGGAGGGCACATGCGCGGGACGGGGCTCCCCTCTTTGTCTCTCTGGTTGGGGGGTCTTTCCACTGCTCTCCTCGCCTTTAcgttctctctcgtcctctcCTGAGCGCCTCTGGGTGCTTTCATATCTGACGTTGCCTGCGAGCTGCTCCGCATAGCACGAGTGCGTCCGTCTTTCGCTCATCGGAGCCTCCTGCCCGGCCATTTCAAGAAAGTCGCACACTGAGCTACCAGCTTAAGTGCTTATTCGTACGCATATATATTGAActctccctgtctctctctcacatCTCTGCGTGCACGCATTGAGGAGGGCTTAGCCGCACGTACGATATCCCTCACATGAgcgtgtatatatatatatacacatatgtTTTTTTTCCGGTTGCTTCGACTTGACGCATATAGGCACACGTCGACACGCGTATTGGGCGCTCTTCTCTTGCCTTGCCTTTGCTtcacctccaccgccaccaaaTAAAAAGGAAGAAGGATCATAATCGCGTGGACGTGAAGGCGCCCGCGTGCCCACTGACACACAACtacgtacacgcacacattcACACCTGACCGTGACGTTGTCCATCGttgtctccctctcccttcaaTCTCCTTTCACTTCAGCCGATCGGTGCGGGTGCTTTCTCTGCTTCCTTCTTACCATTCCTCGCATCTCGTCGTTTTGTTTATTCGCGAGCTTGCCGTCTTTACCTCGTCTTGTGTTTTGACGTTTCCGCCTTGCCATCCGTTGGTGCGCGCGCCATCTTTTCCAGTTTGTCACGCGAgcttcacccccccccccccgtcccTTTCCCAGTCtcggcgtctctctctctctcccaccttCCGGTCGAGCTGCTTATCTGCGTGATTCAcaacgacggcgctgccttCGGTTTTCATCGCCCTTGGTCCATCTACCCCGCATCTTGGAAGTTTTCTGTGCAGGACGGAGGGCAACGCATCGCACACgaggagaggaaaggagagcaACACAGGACCAAAACAAAACGAGCGTGAGCgcggggcgggtgggtgggacACACCTCGGAACCTCCTTTGCGTCATTGGCAACTGctggttgctgctgccactgccaccgAGACGCGGACGCGTGAGGCGCGTGCAATCCAGTGCCGATTCGAGTGAAGAGCGTTTTCCGTCTCTTCGTTGCTCCTTCGAGcactgtgccgctgcgcgacctctttttttgttgtgtttCGTTGCAATCTCTTCTATCGTTGTTCTTCATTGGTTGGCGCCACAGTGGCTGTTTCGGCGCACCCCTGTGCCTGCACCGCCATGTCCTGCGACGCGGGGTTACTCATCTCCGTCAAGGGCaagcgggagggggagctAGAGATTACGCACTACCCCACGAAGCTCACGTGCTCCTTTTGCGTGTCTCTCGCCGAGAagcggcgaggcgaggcGCTCTTTCTTCTCTACCGCCTGCGCGTCAAGGAGTCGTCCATCCTCTTCTCCAAGACGTACGGGCTACTGGGTCATGACAAGGCGGGCCAGGCGCAGCCGTCCACATGGGATGAGATTGCCCTTTACGCGCAGCCGGCAGTGATGGAGATGGGCAAGCTATCCACTATTCGTGTA
This DNA window, taken from Leishmania major strain Friedlin complete genome, chromosome 18, encodes the following:
- the NH gene encoding nonspecific nucleoside hydrolase, with the protein product MPRKIILDCDPGIDDAVAIFLAHGNPEIELLAITTVVGNQSLEKVTQNARLVADVAGIVGVPVAAGCTKPLVRGVRNASHIHGETGMGNVSYPPEFKTKLDGRHAVQLIIDLIMSHEPKTITLVPTGGLTNIAMAVRLEPRIVDRVKEVVLMGGGYHTGNASPVAEFNVFIDPEAAHIVFNESWNVTMVGLDLTHQALATPAVQKRVREVGTKPAAFMLQILDFYTKVYEKEHDTYGKVHDPCAVAYVIDPTVMTTERVPVDIELNGALTTGMTVADFRYPRPKNCRTQVAVKLDFDKFWCLVIDALERIGDPQ